A genomic region of Arachis stenosperma cultivar V10309 chromosome 9, arast.V10309.gnm1.PFL2, whole genome shotgun sequence contains the following coding sequences:
- the LOC130948538 gene encoding monooxygenase 2-like isoform X2, whose amino-acid sequence MDGRPWMLLMLQTPSAPNILNLKELEFVCRSGTTSLITGQQTSTISFKEQGKNEIRCVRRHIMLEALASELSSDTIRYLSKVVAIEETGFFKMLHLSDGTTIKTKVLIGCDGVNSLVAKWLGFKEAAFTRRCEIRGCAEYKNNHGFEPKFMQFFGDGFRAGVIPTDEKGIYWFFTWNPTREDKDLEHNPAKLKHFALDKLEKMPSDVRSIIENTELDNFFLSRLRYRHPWELLFGNISKGNVCVAGDAFHPMMPDIGQGGCSALEDGVVLARCLGEVFSKKQGTHLKDDDEEKKQYKRIEEAMKKYANERRWRGIDLISTSYMVGFIQQGGSKLVGFMRDKLLATFLGGLLLKKSDFDCGKLHNHQ is encoded by the exons ATGGATGGAAGGCCTTGGATGCTGTTGATGCTGCAAACACCCTCCGCTCCAAACATCCTCAACTTGAAAG AACTCGAATTTGTTTGCAGGAGTGGGACTACTTCATTGATCACAGGACAGCAGACATCAACTATTTCTTTCAAGGAGCAAGGAAAGAA TGAAATTCGTTGTGTTAGAAGGCACATAATGTTGGAAGCACTTGCTAGTGAGCTTTCTAGTGACACAATCAGGTATTTGTCAAAGGTTGTTGCTATTGAGGAAACTGGATTCTTTAAGATGCTCCATCTTTCTGATGGAACAACCATCAAAACTAAG GTTTTGATTGGTTGTGATGGAGTGAACTCTCTGGTTGCAAAGTGGTTAGGCTTCAAGGAGGCCGCTTTCACTAGAAGATGTGAAATCAGAGGATGTGCAGAGTACAAGAACAATCATGGATTCGAGCCTAAGTTCATGCAGTTCTTCGGTGATGGTTTTCGAGCTGGTGTTATTCCTACCGATGAAAAGGGTATTTATTGGTTTTTCACTTGGAATCCAACCAGGGAAG ATAAAGATCTAGAACATAACCCAGCTAAATTGAAGCATTTTGCATTGGACAAGCTTGAGAAAATGCCAAGTGATGTAAGATCAATCATAGAAAACACCGAGCTAGATAACTTCTTTTTGTCGCGACTGAGATATAGACATCCATGGGAGCTCTTGTTCGGAAACATCAGCAAAGGGAATGTGTGTGTTGCCGGAGATGCATTCCATCCCATGATGCCAGACATTGGCCAAGGTGGTTGTTCTGCTTTGGAAGATGGTGTTGTTCTAGCAAGGTGCCTAGGTGAGGTATTTTCCAAGAAACAAGGAACTCATTTgaaagatgatgatgaagagaAAAAACAATACAAGAGGATTGAGGAAGCTATGAAAAAATATGCAAATGAGAGAAGATGGAGAGGCATTGATCTCATTAGCACATCTTATATGGTTGGTTTTATTCAGCAGGGTGGTTCTAAATTGGTTGGCTTTATGAGGGACAAATTATTGGCTACATTCCTTGGTGGCTTGTTACTCAAGAAATCTGATTTTGACTGTGGGaaattacacaaccaccaaTGA
- the LOC130948538 gene encoding monooxygenase 2-like isoform X1, with protein sequence METTKVLVEEDIVIVGAGIAGLTTALGLHRLGIPSLVLESSDKLRDTGFALSIWKNGWKALDAVDAANTLRSKHPQLERSGTTSLITGQQTSTISFKEQGKNEIRCVRRHIMLEALASELSSDTIRYLSKVVAIEETGFFKMLHLSDGTTIKTKVLIGCDGVNSLVAKWLGFKEAAFTRRCEIRGCAEYKNNHGFEPKFMQFFGDGFRAGVIPTDEKGIYWFFTWNPTREDKDLEHNPAKLKHFALDKLEKMPSDVRSIIENTELDNFFLSRLRYRHPWELLFGNISKGNVCVAGDAFHPMMPDIGQGGCSALEDGVVLARCLGEVFSKKQGTHLKDDDEEKKQYKRIEEAMKKYANERRWRGIDLISTSYMVGFIQQGGSKLVGFMRDKLLATFLGGLLLKKSDFDCGKLHNHQ encoded by the exons atggAAACAACGAAAGTGTTAGTTGAAGAAGATATTGTGATTGTTGGTGCTGGAATTGCTGGCCTCACTACTGCATTGGGACTTCACAG GTTGGGTATCCCAAGTTTGGTGTTAGAAAGTTCAGATAAATTGAGAGACACTGGTTTTGCTCTATCAATATGGAAGAATGGATGGAAGGCCTTGGATGCTGTTGATGCTGCAAACACCCTCCGCTCCAAACATCCTCAACTTGAAAG GAGTGGGACTACTTCATTGATCACAGGACAGCAGACATCAACTATTTCTTTCAAGGAGCAAGGAAAGAA TGAAATTCGTTGTGTTAGAAGGCACATAATGTTGGAAGCACTTGCTAGTGAGCTTTCTAGTGACACAATCAGGTATTTGTCAAAGGTTGTTGCTATTGAGGAAACTGGATTCTTTAAGATGCTCCATCTTTCTGATGGAACAACCATCAAAACTAAG GTTTTGATTGGTTGTGATGGAGTGAACTCTCTGGTTGCAAAGTGGTTAGGCTTCAAGGAGGCCGCTTTCACTAGAAGATGTGAAATCAGAGGATGTGCAGAGTACAAGAACAATCATGGATTCGAGCCTAAGTTCATGCAGTTCTTCGGTGATGGTTTTCGAGCTGGTGTTATTCCTACCGATGAAAAGGGTATTTATTGGTTTTTCACTTGGAATCCAACCAGGGAAG ATAAAGATCTAGAACATAACCCAGCTAAATTGAAGCATTTTGCATTGGACAAGCTTGAGAAAATGCCAAGTGATGTAAGATCAATCATAGAAAACACCGAGCTAGATAACTTCTTTTTGTCGCGACTGAGATATAGACATCCATGGGAGCTCTTGTTCGGAAACATCAGCAAAGGGAATGTGTGTGTTGCCGGAGATGCATTCCATCCCATGATGCCAGACATTGGCCAAGGTGGTTGTTCTGCTTTGGAAGATGGTGTTGTTCTAGCAAGGTGCCTAGGTGAGGTATTTTCCAAGAAACAAGGAACTCATTTgaaagatgatgatgaagagaAAAAACAATACAAGAGGATTGAGGAAGCTATGAAAAAATATGCAAATGAGAGAAGATGGAGAGGCATTGATCTCATTAGCACATCTTATATGGTTGGTTTTATTCAGCAGGGTGGTTCTAAATTGGTTGGCTTTATGAGGGACAAATTATTGGCTACATTCCTTGGTGGCTTGTTACTCAAGAAATCTGATTTTGACTGTGGGaaattacacaaccaccaaTGA
- the LOC130950290 gene encoding uncharacterized protein LOC130950290 → MVKRVCIRNRVDFVGLSERKKGGFDRGLIRNLWGDNSIDWAGVESSSSVGGIICMWRNNFLVCSDIFRSDRWIVVKGCIKELRFDCAICVVYGPHLRDEKKAFWDGLMEVKKTVGVPIMYGGDFNKILKEEERKGNRTLSQSSREFKQWVSHMELMDMNLSGRRFTWYGGKCCSRIDRVFVDCEWQEVTKDLCLKGLNRALSDHCPLLLASEDLNWGSKPFRTMDAWLLHGNFVNKVGEEWRKLVGGQILEKFKAIKMPLRVWNKERFGYIDYNIQKVEDEIKAIDEKMESSEADECVLARMKALRVLAER, encoded by the coding sequence ATGGTCAAAAGAGTGTGTATAAGGAATAGAGTGGATTTTGTGGGCTTGTCCGAAAGAAAGAAAGGTGGGTTCGATAGAGGGTTGATTAGAAACTTGTGGGGGGATAACAGTATTGATTGGGCTGGTGTggaatcttcttcttctgtagGAGGTATCATTTGTATGTGGCGTAataattttcttgtttgttcgGATATTTTTAGAAGTGATAGATGGATTGTAGTGAAGGGTTGTATCAAGGAGCTGAGGTTTGATTGTGCCATTTGTGTGGTTTACGGTCCGCACCTAAGGGATGAAAAGAAAGCCTTCTGGGATGGCCTGATGGAGGTTAAGAAGACGGTGGGAGTTCCAATTATGTATGGTGGGGATTTTAACAAGATtttgaaggaggaagaaaggaaaggaaataGAACTCTATCACAAAGTAGTCGTGAGTTTAAACAATGGGTAAGTCACATGGAGCTAATGGATATGAATTTGAGTGGGAGGAGATTTACGTGGTATGGGGGGAAGTGCTGTAGTAGAATAGACCGAGTGTTTGTTGACTGTGAGTGGCAGGAGGTGACTAAAGACCTATGCTTAAAGGGATTGAATAGGGCGCTTTCAGATCATTGCCCTTTGCTCTTAGCCTCTGAGGATCTTAACTGGGGATCTAAGCCGTTTAGGACTATGGATGCTTGGTTGTTGCATGGAAACTTTGTTAATAAGGTCGGAGAGGAATGGAGAAAGTTGGTTGGAGGCCAAATTCTAGAGAAGTTTAAGGCCATTAAGATGCCGCTTAGAGTGTGGAATAAGGAGAGATTCGGTTACATTGACTACAACATTCAGAAGGTTGAAGACGAAATTAAAGCTATTGATGAGAAGATGGAAAGTAGTGAAGCTGATGAGTGTGTGCTGGCTAGGATGAAAGCCCTTAGGGTTTTGGCAGAACGCTAG